DNA sequence from the Pirellulales bacterium genome:
CCGGTTGCTCCGCGTGTTCCCCGGCAGCGAGCGGCTGCGCTACACCATTCCCTTTGCCGCGCCCAACGACTCCATCGATTATTTGCGCAGCATTGCCGAGCAGCACCCGGGTGCCGTGGCCGTGTTCGCCGACGACGGCGAAAAGTTCGGTTCTTGGCCCGACACCAAAAAACCGGTGTACGAAGAAGGCTGGCTGCGGCAGTTTTTCGATTTGGCACAGGCCAACGCCGATTGGCTGCATTGGACCACGCCTTCGGAAACCATCGATCATGTGCTGCCCGTGGGAAAGGTTTACATTCCCGAAGGCAGCTACCGTGAAATGACCGAGTGGGTTTTACCGCCGGACCAATTGGCGGCCTACGAGACGGCACGGGCTGAATTGAAGCAACAGCCGCAATGGAACGGCATTTCACGATTCGTTCACGGCGGCATTTGGAAGAATTTTTTGGTGAAGTATCCAGAAATCAACGAAATGTATTCGCGAATGATGATGATCAGCCGGCGAATCCAGGAGGCACAATGCAGCACCTCGGTCGTGCCAGCACCCCACTTGGCGCTGAATGGTCGTTCGACTGTTTCCCGCGATGAATTGCTGCGAGAAGCAAGCCAGGAATTGTATCGGGCCCAATGCAATTGTCCGTATTGGCATGGCGCCTTCGGCGGAGTGTATTTGCCGCACTTGCGCAACGCTGTTTATCAGCATTTGATTACGGCGGAAAACTTGCTCGATCGCGCCGCCGGGCAGCAAGCGCCGTGGGCGGAAGCGGCCTCGGACGATTGGAATTTCGACGACCGGCCGGAAGTGGAATTGTCGAACGACCGTTGCCTGGCGCTATTATCGCCCAGCCGCGGCGGTCAATTGTACGAGCTCGATGTCCGTGCGATTTGCCATAATTTACTGGCCACGCTTAGTCGGCGGCCGGAAGCGTACCATCGCCGAGTTTTGGCCGGCCCCGGCGCGGCCGGCGGCAGCGTGATCGATGCCAACCAACCGGTGAAGTTCAAGCAGCAAGGCCTGGAGCGGCACCTGCAGTACGACAACTACCTGCGCAAAAGCCTGGTGGATCATTTTTACGACGACAATATTTCGCTCGACGCCGTCGCCCACAACGAGGCCATGGAGCGCGGCGATTTTTTGCAAGGCGCGTACGAGGCCCGTTTGCGCCGCAATCCGGATCGGGTGCAAGTGCAGCTTTCCCGCTTGGGCAATGCCTGGGGAATTCCGCTGAAAATTATCAAGGGATTAACGTTGCACGCCGGCAGCTCGGTCTTGGAGATTGCTTACGTGATCGAGGGCTTGCCCCCAGATCGTGAATTGCATTTCAGCGTGGAGTTTAATTTTTCCGGCTTGCCTGCCGGCGCGGACGATCGCTACTTTTACGATGCCGAACATTCGCGGTTGGGACAACTCGGGACACGCTTGGACTTGTTGGATGCAACGAATTTGAATCTTGTGGATGAATGGCTGGGAATTGACATCGGCCTGACGTTCAATCGGCCGACTCATTTGTGGACTTATCCCATCGAAACCGTCAGCCAATCGGAAGGGGGCTTCGAGCTGGTTCATCAGGCCGTGTGCGTGCAACCCCATTGGCACGTCCGGCCCGATGCCCATGGCCGCTGGACGACAATGCTGCAATTGAAGCTCGACACATCGTTGGCGGAGCAACGGCAGGCCAAAATTTCCCCGCCCGCGGTAGTCGCCATTCATCGCTAACGAATTACAAGGCGCGGGCAATGCTGGCCCAATCGAGGCTGGTTTCAAAATCTTGTTGGCCGAATTTTACATCGGCCAGCACCGGTGGCACGGAGCGCATTTCTAACTGTCGACGGTTGTCGAGCAAGCTGGGATCGCTATCCGGCTGTGCGGCGCGGTTCAACACAATGCCCGCAATGTTTAGCCCGTCGCGGAATGTCATCGCCACAATCATGGTTTGCAGCGTCTGATTGATGACGCCGATTTGATTCCGTGCCACCACCACCAGCGGGAAGCCGAAATCGTGCGCCAAATCAGCCACGTATTCGTCGTCGCCCAGGGGACTCATTAAGCCGCCGGCTCCTTCCACGATGAGAAAATTCGACCGTTCGCGCCAATAGTCTAGCCCGCTGCGCAGCAATGCCGCATCCAGCTCTTTACCTTCGGCCTGCGCCGCTAAATGGGGCGATAGCGGCGCGGCAAAGCGTTGCGGGCAGACGTGTTCTAACTCGCCGGGCGAACCGGCCGCCAACCACAGCTCGTTGGCATCTTCAGCAATCAGACTGCCGCTTTCGCTGCGGCAACCGCTGGCGACTGGCTTGTACACGCCCACCTGCAAACCCTGTGCGCGGGCAGCGCGAGCGATCATTGCCGCCACGTGCGTCTTGCCGACGCCCGTATCGTTGCCGGTCACAAACAATCCGACGGGTGTACGCATGTTGTGAACTACGCTACCATGAACCGCTGGTCTTGTTAACGTCGTTTTTTTTGAAAGTGCCCAGGCGCGACCGGCAGTCGCGGTGATATGAGCAGCGGTCAATCATTACCGACCACTCACCCCGCACCCCTCACGGCTTCTCCGTCCGCCCGCATCAACGTGGCGTTGGTGC
Encoded proteins:
- a CDS encoding alpha-amylase/4-alpha-glucanotransferase domain-containing protein, translated to MPPPIRFLFVLHDHQPIGNFDGVFEQAYQDSYRPFLDVIEPYANFKLALHTSGSLLEWLDAHHPEYVDRLAALAAAGRLEIIGGAYFEPILPMIPSCDRVGQIRTYREFLQQRLGVTVRGAWIAERVWEQSLTSDLVAAGVEYIILDDSHFKSTGLNEDQLWGYYLTEDNGRLLRVFPGSERLRYTIPFAAPNDSIDYLRSIAEQHPGAVAVFADDGEKFGSWPDTKKPVYEEGWLRQFFDLAQANADWLHWTTPSETIDHVLPVGKVYIPEGSYREMTEWVLPPDQLAAYETARAELKQQPQWNGISRFVHGGIWKNFLVKYPEINEMYSRMMMISRRIQEAQCSTSVVPAPHLALNGRSTVSRDELLREASQELYRAQCNCPYWHGAFGGVYLPHLRNAVYQHLITAENLLDRAAGQQAPWAEAASDDWNFDDRPEVELSNDRCLALLSPSRGGQLYELDVRAICHNLLATLSRRPEAYHRRVLAGPGAAGGSVIDANQPVKFKQQGLERHLQYDNYLRKSLVDHFYDDNISLDAVAHNEAMERGDFLQGAYEARLRRNPDRVQVQLSRLGNAWGIPLKIIKGLTLHAGSSVLEIAYVIEGLPPDRELHFSVEFNFSGLPAGADDRYFYDAEHSRLGQLGTRLDLLDATNLNLVDEWLGIDIGLTFNRPTHLWTYPIETVSQSEGGFELVHQAVCVQPHWHVRPDAHGRWTTMLQLKLDTSLAEQRQAKISPPAVVAIHR
- the bioD gene encoding dethiobiotin synthase — protein: MRTPVGLFVTGNDTGVGKTHVAAMIARAARAQGLQVGVYKPVASGCRSESGSLIAEDANELWLAAGSPGELEHVCPQRFAAPLSPHLAAQAEGKELDAALLRSGLDYWRERSNFLIVEGAGGLMSPLGDDEYVADLAHDFGFPLVVVARNQIGVINQTLQTMIVAMTFRDGLNIAGIVLNRAAQPDSDPSLLDNRRQLEMRSVPPVLADVKFGQQDFETSLDWASIARAL